Genomic segment of Trueperaceae bacterium:
CAGCGCCGGCGCCGTCCTGGAGCTCGCCGCCCAGCGCCCCCTGATCCTCAAGCCGATGGGCGGCCAGAAGGGGAAGCGCGTCCACAGGCTCGAGTCGGAGGGCGGCCGGTACCTCCTCGACCACGCGCCGGTCGGCCGCGCCGAGGCGGAGGCGGCGCTCCTCGAGGGCGCCGCGACCCTCGTCGTCGAGCTGGCCCAGCAGGCGCCGTACGCCGCCGCCTTCAACCCGGGCAGCGTGAACACGATGCGGGTCGTGACCTTCGGGGGCGAGGGCACGGGCTACGCGCCGTTCGTCGCGGCCATCGCGCACCGCTTCGGGCGCGAGGGCACGGGACCCGTCGACAACGTCTCCTCGGGCGGCCTGATCGCCCGGGTCGACCTGGAGACCTACGAGATCGGCCCCGCGGCCGGCTACCCCTTCGGCGCGAGGAGGCTCGTCTGGTACGACGAGCACCCCGACACCGGAGCGCGGATCGCCGGCGCCGTCGTGCCCGGGGCGGCGGCGGTCGTCGAACGCCTCCTGCGCCTCATGGAGGCGCACCCGTACCTCGTCTACGTCGGCTGGGACGTCGTGCTCACCGACGAGCGCGGGGGCTTCAGCGTGATCGAGGCGAACTACGGCGCAGGCCTGCAGATCCAGATGGTCGGCTTCCGCTACCTGCGCGACGAGCGCGTCGTCGCGTTCCTCGGGCACCACGGCCTGCTGGACCAGGTCCCCGTCCTGCGCCGCCCGCCCGCGGCGGCGGGCCGGTCCGCCGGCGGACCGCCGGGCCGTCCAGCGGGTTGACCGGCCTCGCGACGGCCGCGATATACTCCGCGCCATGCCCCTGGACAGCGTCAGCGCCCTGCTAGGCGTGGCGCGCCGCCTGAAGCTAGGCGGCGCGGGGTCGCAGGGTTAGGACGCGCGCGCCCGGCGCGCCGGTTCGCACCGCCACGACCCCCGGCCCCACCCGCGGCCGGGGGTCTTCCACTTACTGCGGGCACGAGAGGTGACGATGCCACAGCGGCCGAAGAGCCTGCTCGACAAGGTGTGGGACGCCCATGCGGTCCGCACCCTGCGGAGCGGTCAGACACAGCTCTTCATCGACACGCACCTGGTCCACGAGGTCACGAGCCCGCAGGCGTTCGCGATGCTGCGCGACCTGGGGCTTGAGGTGCTGATGCCCGAGCGCACGTTCGCGACGGTCGACCACATCGTGCCGACGCACACGCGCGTCG
This window contains:
- a CDS encoding sugar-transfer associated ATP-grasp domain-containing protein, giving the protein MRALRLLKDAAKAYLDRSGLPYGQRFRMTRLGFAPESYVIYEFDRNDPADYLPSSLWAPLHRLNGPVVTEMLSNKLLFWYAFAGDVPMPAVLAAVVSGHVRPVADTALRSAGAVLELAAQRPLILKPMGGQKGKRVHRLESEGGRYLLDHAPVGRAEAEAALLEGAATLVVELAQQAPYAAAFNPGSVNTMRVVTFGGEGTGYAPFVAAIAHRFGREGTGPVDNVSSGGLIARVDLETYEIGPAAGYPFGARRLVWYDEHPDTGARIAGAVVPGAAAVVERLLRLMEAHPYLVYVGWDVVLTDERGGFSVIEANYGAGLQIQMVGFRYLRDERVVAFLGHHGLLDQVPVLRRPPAAAGRSAGGPPGRPAG